One genomic window of Prochlorococcus sp. MIT 0801 includes the following:
- a CDS encoding CocE/NonD family hydrolase: protein MNSITYRDEDLQLRDGTLLKSRIWSPQGNGPWPVLLMRQPYGREIASTITYAHPSWWASKGYVVVIQDVRGQGGSEGEFSGFNQEASDTSQTHNWVRSLPECNGLLGTYGFSYQGLTQLLAEKGTPPPDCIIPAMTGLSENEHWSCEGGAFWWHLGIGWGLQLAAQKAQRDKNWKAWHEIRENLESKKYLHNGHELLKKNDPEGMAYKWLNLSSSKTPQWKTHEPLSNWLKKPLLLIGGWWDPHLKGILDIFEKSKKAGGDPKLLIGPATHLQWWEGAQRTQLDFFDSHLKEKNKEIHFPQINLWNLTTKSWELSVQNKTPSWNLRSEGLASINHLEGCLVPNSDLEADSEVNLVHDPWRPIPSIGGHLSDTAGEANRYELDIRSDVAVFTSEPILKDLRLEGIPTLFLETNCDRESFDLFVALSIIPKAVENTVTQLSTGVLRIANCDKGITSAREIRLQPTLATFKKGDRLRISISGSGWPAIGINPGQSKYLCEGPSPNCLVTTISLLLLNSKLKFESLISS from the coding sequence ATGAATTCAATAACATACAGAGACGAAGACTTACAACTTAGAGACGGTACATTACTCAAATCCCGAATCTGGTCCCCTCAGGGGAATGGGCCTTGGCCTGTCTTGCTTATGCGCCAGCCATATGGAAGAGAAATTGCTTCTACAATTACATACGCTCATCCATCTTGGTGGGCTAGCAAGGGCTATGTAGTTGTCATACAAGATGTACGGGGTCAAGGTGGGTCTGAAGGGGAATTTTCAGGTTTCAACCAAGAAGCTTCAGATACTAGTCAAACTCATAATTGGGTACGATCCTTGCCTGAATGCAATGGTCTACTAGGCACATACGGTTTTTCATATCAAGGATTAACACAACTCCTTGCGGAAAAAGGTACTCCTCCACCTGATTGCATTATTCCTGCAATGACGGGTCTTTCAGAGAATGAACATTGGAGTTGTGAAGGAGGAGCGTTTTGGTGGCACTTGGGTATTGGATGGGGTTTGCAATTAGCCGCCCAAAAAGCACAAAGAGACAAAAATTGGAAAGCTTGGCATGAAATACGTGAAAATCTTGAATCGAAAAAATATTTACATAACGGTCATGAGTTACTTAAAAAGAATGACCCAGAAGGGATGGCATATAAATGGCTAAATCTTTCATCAAGCAAAACTCCACAATGGAAAACCCACGAGCCATTAAGTAACTGGTTAAAAAAACCTTTGCTTCTAATTGGTGGTTGGTGGGATCCTCATTTAAAAGGAATTTTAGATATCTTTGAGAAATCAAAAAAGGCAGGAGGCGATCCCAAATTACTAATTGGTCCTGCTACTCATCTTCAATGGTGGGAAGGAGCACAACGCACCCAATTAGATTTTTTTGATTCTCATTTAAAAGAAAAAAACAAAGAGATTCATTTTCCTCAAATCAATCTTTGGAATCTAACTACTAAGAGTTGGGAGCTGTCGGTTCAAAATAAAACTCCTTCATGGAATCTTCGTAGCGAAGGTTTAGCCTCAATAAATCACCTTGAAGGATGCCTAGTCCCTAATTCTGATTTAGAAGCAGATAGTGAAGTGAATTTGGTTCACGACCCATGGAGACCAATCCCATCCATCGGAGGACATCTCAGTGATACCGCCGGTGAAGCGAACAGATATGAACTTGATATTCGATCTGATGTCGCAGTATTTACATCAGAACCTATTTTGAAAGATCTTAGGCTGGAGGGTATTCCAACTCTTTTTTTAGAAACCAACTGTGACAGGGAAAGTTTTGATCTATTTGTGGCATTATCAATAATTCCTAAAGCGGTAGAGAATACTGTTACTCAACTTTCGACGGGTGTACTCAGAATTGCTAATTGCGATAAAGGTATAACAAGTGCTAGAGAAATCAGACTTCAACCAACTCTCGCCACATTTAAGAAAGGGGATCGTTTAAGAATTTCAATTTCAGGATCTGGATGGCCAGCAATTGGAATAAATCCTGGTCAGAGTAAATATTTGTGCGAAGGACCTAGCCCTAACTGCCTAGTGACAACAATTTCACTCTTACTTTTAAATTCAAAACTTAAATTTGAATCACTTATTTCCTCTTAA
- a CDS encoding DUF4332 domain-containing protein → MNNKSLLKDLPKNFYQEEKILISNNIKTWDSLLSISDEEINHLIYGSLGSVRNLKRLKCIAYFICTLDIQLNEAALLMHSGLISNKAISRLTPQELVQKTGRFERILRTGRIPIIDLKKAHFLIEKAKKTLLDLPKSY, encoded by the coding sequence ATGAATAATAAGTCATTATTGAAAGATCTTCCTAAAAACTTTTATCAAGAAGAAAAAATACTCATATCAAATAATATAAAAACATGGGATTCTTTATTATCTATTAGTGATGAAGAAATAAATCATCTAATTTATGGAAGCCTGGGAAGTGTTCGCAATCTAAAAAGACTTAAATGCATAGCATATTTTATATGTACTTTAGATATTCAACTTAACGAAGCTGCCTTATTGATGCACTCAGGATTAATTTCTAATAAGGCCATTTCACGACTTACACCTCAAGAGCTAGTTCAAAAGACTGGTCGCTTTGAAAGAATTCTTCGAACAGGAAGAATACCAATAATAGATCTAAAAAAAGCACATTTTTTAATAGAGAAAGCGAAAAAAACATTATTAGATTTACCCAAGAGCTATTAG
- a CDS encoding Ycf51 family protein gives MSISEVIQDVSKWLAWGGSGLGVLTILAYLFNWGIKFRLTGTTIFTLLLSASCWAFEQSYTPPYNVEGYKYAPIVYDNGFDLVVAQASNDFPKEAIKPTLLQIAGNLKGGGRNGAQVKVRLRKIESDGDGISKPIILGELIKDLKESKIIELPDRNYSASEYLSNDADIEEISSLETDE, from the coding sequence ATGTCTATTAGTGAAGTTATCCAAGATGTTTCGAAATGGCTAGCCTGGGGAGGTTCAGGACTTGGCGTCTTGACCATTTTGGCTTATTTATTTAACTGGGGAATTAAATTCCGACTCACTGGTACAACAATTTTCACACTTTTACTATCTGCTAGTTGCTGGGCCTTTGAGCAAAGTTATACTCCTCCTTATAATGTAGAAGGGTACAAATATGCTCCTATCGTTTATGACAATGGATTTGATTTAGTTGTTGCTCAAGCATCAAATGATTTCCCTAAAGAAGCAATAAAACCAACATTGTTACAAATAGCCGGAAATTTGAAAGGAGGAGGAAGAAATGGCGCTCAGGTCAAAGTTAGGCTAAGAAAAATAGAATCCGATGGTGATGGAATAAGTAAACCAATTATTCTAGGTGAATTAATAAAAGATTTAAAAGAATCAAAGATAATAGAATTACCAGACAGGAATTATTCTGCAAGTGAATATTTATCAAATGATGCTGATATTGAAGAAATTTCCTCATTAGAAACTGATGAATAA
- a CDS encoding translocation/assembly module TamB, whose translation MGDEWSSKRLKRWGLAGTFAALGGVLIWSGADLLVGRTISRFSPQIEKTLSYSLGHPLKIGSYRGLRPWGVELGPTRLLPIIKDTSSVNISNLTIKFAPFASLFNWKPVAIVTPKGTEIILNKNDTGSFWVVPQNDNPKKINLQLKFNLKEPTKIVFNPGDTTLLAKGKLSLNLGEKKIIGAINLDSKKQGSLYLAGKGYWDGIEFQTKVKVNKLSLGIFERILGDNSNITTRGNINGSLKLGVKKGLIRCKGGLLLDNLTLRGGPLSDTLSTKSSKIKCDNNKLKLINSNWNYGYLDISNSSEIPFYKKDKTYISSVNTIKIKDFDHKPLSLKIKLPISVVNRQFIPGDLNANFNLESFPLGALNPILNVSLSGKLNTKGNFKGPLSSLKSTINLALDNPQFNGIRLREKWRGSFIRIPSEKKWGSLRMKSEGSSTPGNLQINFAKNGDFNDLNLNRLGGEISLNPKSNAFKWDANKFRLDRVEVAFPPEKSFKRIFGEVTGNGIFSLDPLFLNGDLNLDYFRLLGFKLKNASIKGQIKNSETKLKGELIPSEKGKIKFDINNGSEFSLLAQLKDVSSSWITATALEFPKLGLKYSDAIGKAGDLEKFIIGYPISSIDSQFEALTRSQDSYREEISKVNNESIINPYDLNGDINADIKLSGPSLSDLNLEAKAFGKVWTNKLKIINSNKIKPFKATFNGNLASGMGDFSLLNFNFSLLTLVAPIPSAVDGYFGLKGKYSLANSTPRVTADLIIKDTVIYNRNIILDTGNILFKDNNLEFDITLRDKFSANPVKLGGTYPLISSYPIDLKIESHGDGLAFLTGLTKGNVSWASGTADLSLLIRGTPAKPVANGFLVLKNSELLFQDKEINNLNSTIVFDFNRLEIRNLNANMGASGTIRSQGGISLFDSQLSESEPLALSIEKTRIKTAFTDIRASSNLVVKGSILKPQLSGEVFISEGSIFAKRANNPSKTTSEKTDRYQDSKVKKIRSLPEQNWNQREPLVLFIQDKDAPASRIVSGGFPNGFESLTFDNLKLALGPSLRLVSQPLASFETNGFLLLNGAFDETLDVSGVIKLDSGYVNLFTTTFNLDQSEPNVAVFVPSMGLVPYVDVTLNSRVPDNVRDVSNFSSNGLASFGIGGSRFVNVEVTASGPADRISENFQFRSTPSLGRSELIGLLGGNSLANLISSGGNGDVLASFLNRSFASYLQGNINGFLSDRLQISLYPAYINGSDSEDDNSDSSSSNTDQEDAALTGQQAWVTEIGVDLNDKINLSVQAAPNRKDIPPKGNITFQMNPNVGLLGSFDKNGNWQSQLQLYFRY comes from the coding sequence ATGGGAGATGAGTGGAGTTCTAAAAGATTAAAGCGATGGGGACTTGCTGGAACCTTTGCTGCGTTGGGTGGTGTTTTGATTTGGAGTGGCGCAGATCTCCTAGTAGGTAGAACTATAAGCCGTTTTTCTCCACAAATAGAAAAAACATTATCTTATTCATTAGGTCATCCTTTAAAAATAGGTTCATACAGGGGCCTTAGACCATGGGGAGTTGAGTTGGGGCCAACAAGACTCCTTCCAATTATTAAAGATACTTCTTCAGTTAATATTTCAAATTTAACAATTAAATTTGCTCCTTTTGCAAGTTTATTTAATTGGAAACCAGTTGCAATAGTTACTCCAAAAGGAACAGAAATTATATTAAATAAAAATGATACTGGTTCTTTTTGGGTTGTTCCCCAGAATGATAATCCTAAAAAAATCAACCTCCAACTAAAATTTAATTTAAAAGAACCAACCAAAATCGTATTTAATCCTGGAGATACGACATTATTAGCGAAAGGTAAGCTATCTCTAAATCTTGGTGAGAAGAAAATTATTGGTGCGATTAATCTAGACTCCAAAAAACAAGGAAGCCTCTATCTTGCAGGGAAGGGTTATTGGGATGGAATCGAATTTCAAACTAAAGTAAAGGTTAATAAACTTAGTCTTGGTATCTTTGAGAGAATTTTAGGAGATAATTCTAATATTACTACAAGAGGAAATATAAATGGAAGTCTAAAATTGGGCGTTAAGAAAGGCTTGATAAGGTGTAAGGGTGGGTTATTGCTTGATAATTTAACTCTGAGGGGAGGACCTCTAAGTGATACCTTGTCTACAAAAAGTTCAAAAATAAAATGTGATAATAATAAGCTTAAGTTGATTAATTCTAACTGGAATTATGGATATTTGGATATATCTAATTCCTCTGAAATACCATTTTATAAAAAAGATAAAACTTATATAAGTTCTGTAAATACTATTAAGATTAAAGATTTTGACCATAAACCACTTTCTTTGAAAATCAAATTACCAATTTCAGTAGTTAATAGACAATTTATTCCTGGAGACCTTAACGCTAATTTTAATTTGGAATCTTTTCCTTTAGGTGCTTTAAACCCAATACTAAATGTATCATTATCGGGGAAATTAAATACAAAAGGTAATTTTAAGGGGCCTTTATCCTCTCTGAAATCTACTATTAACCTCGCCCTCGATAATCCACAATTTAATGGTATTCGATTAAGGGAAAAATGGAGAGGTTCTTTTATTCGAATTCCAAGTGAAAAGAAATGGGGTAGTTTGAGAATGAAATCAGAAGGTTCTTCTACCCCAGGTAATCTTCAAATTAACTTTGCTAAGAATGGAGATTTTAATGATTTAAACCTAAATAGATTAGGAGGTGAAATAAGTCTAAATCCTAAATCAAATGCTTTTAAATGGGATGCTAATAAATTCAGATTAGATCGAGTAGAAGTGGCTTTCCCGCCAGAGAAAAGTTTTAAACGAATCTTCGGGGAAGTTACAGGTAATGGAATATTTTCTCTTGATCCGTTATTTCTTAATGGTGATTTGAATTTAGATTATTTTAGATTGTTAGGTTTTAAATTAAAAAATGCAAGTATTAAAGGTCAAATTAAAAATTCAGAAACTAAATTAAAAGGTGAATTAATACCATCTGAAAAAGGAAAGATTAAATTTGATATTAATAATGGGTCCGAATTTTCTTTGTTGGCTCAATTGAAGGACGTAAGCTCTAGTTGGATTACTGCTACAGCTTTAGAGTTTCCTAAATTAGGATTGAAGTATTCAGATGCAATTGGGAAGGCTGGAGATCTAGAAAAATTTATAATTGGTTATCCAATTAGTTCTATAGATAGTCAGTTCGAAGCTTTAACTAGGTCTCAGGATTCATATAGAGAAGAGATTTCTAAGGTAAATAATGAAAGCATTATTAATCCTTATGATCTTAATGGGGATATTAATGCTGATATTAAATTAAGTGGTCCAAGCCTATCTGATTTAAATTTAGAAGCAAAAGCTTTTGGTAAGGTTTGGACTAACAAATTGAAGATTATAAACTCTAATAAAATAAAACCCTTTAAAGCAACTTTTAATGGGAACCTAGCTTCAGGTATGGGTGATTTTTCTTTACTTAATTTTAATTTCTCATTATTAACTTTAGTTGCACCAATACCTTCAGCAGTTGATGGGTATTTTGGTTTAAAGGGTAAATATAGTTTAGCTAATTCAACTCCACGAGTTACAGCAGATTTAATTATTAAAGATACCGTAATTTATAACAGAAATATTATTTTAGATACTGGAAATATTTTATTTAAAGATAATAATCTCGAATTTGATATCACTCTAAGGGATAAATTTTCGGCAAATCCTGTTAAATTAGGTGGAACCTACCCATTAATAAGTTCCTACCCTATTGATCTAAAGATCGAAAGTCATGGAGATGGGTTAGCGTTTTTGACTGGTCTAACTAAAGGGAATGTCTCTTGGGCCTCAGGGACAGCTGATCTAAGCTTGTTGATTAGAGGAACTCCTGCAAAACCGGTTGCTAATGGTTTTTTGGTTTTAAAAAACAGTGAGCTACTTTTTCAAGATAAAGAAATTAATAATTTGAATAGCACAATAGTTTTTGATTTTAATCGACTTGAAATCCGTAATCTCAACGCAAATATGGGAGCAAGCGGTACTATTCGCAGTCAAGGTGGAATTTCGTTATTTGATTCTCAATTAAGTGAAAGCGAGCCATTGGCTCTTTCTATAGAAAAAACACGTATTAAGACGGCATTTACTGACATCAGAGCTTCATCTAACCTTGTTGTTAAGGGTTCTATTTTGAAACCTCAATTATCAGGTGAAGTCTTTATTTCAGAAGGTTCGATTTTTGCTAAAAGGGCTAATAATCCAAGTAAGACTACATCTGAAAAAACGGATCGTTATCAAGATTCTAAGGTGAAAAAAATTCGTAGTTTACCAGAACAAAACTGGAACCAGAGAGAACCTCTGGTTTTATTTATTCAAGATAAAGATGCACCTGCAAGTCGAATAGTTAGTGGTGGTTTCCCTAATGGATTTGAATCACTAACCTTTGACAATTTAAAGCTCGCACTTGGCCCTTCATTGCGATTAGTTTCTCAACCCTTGGCAAGCTTTGAAACAAATGGATTCCTTCTCTTGAATGGCGCATTTGACGAGACTCTTGATGTTAGTGGAGTTATTAAACTTGACAGTGGTTACGTTAATCTCTTTACGACTACTTTTAATTTAGATCAAAGTGAACCTAATGTAGCCGTATTTGTACCATCTATGGGCTTGGTTCCATATGTTGATGTGACTCTGAATAGCCGCGTTCCAGATAATGTTAGAGACGTAAGTAATTTTTCCTCTAATGGCTTGGCATCATTTGGTATTGGAGGATCTCGTTTCGTAAACGTCGAAGTGACGGCTTCTGGACCTGCAGATCGCATTAGTGAAAATTTTCAATTCAGAAGTACTCCATCTTTGGGAAGAAGTGAGTTGATAGGACTATTAGGCGGTAATTCTCTTGCAAATCTAATAAGTAGTGGAGGCAATGGTGATGTGCTTGCGAGCTTTTTGAATAGATCTTTTGCTTCGTATCTTCAAGGCAATATCAATGGTTTTTTAAGTGATAGACTTCAAATATCATTGTATCCAGCATATATAAATGGATCAGATTCAGAGGATGATAATAGCGATAGTAGTTCTTCAAATACTGATCAGGAAGACGCTGCTTTGACAGGTCAACAGGCATGGGTGACAGAAATAGGAGTTGACCTTAACGATAAAATTAATCTCTCAGTTCAGGCTGCTCCTAACCGAAAGGATATTCCACCGAAAGGAAATATTACTTTTCAAATGAATCCCAACGTAGGTCTACTGGGCTCGTTTGATAAAAATGGGAATTGGCAAAGTCAGCTCCAGCTTTATTTTAGATATTAA
- a CDS encoding glutamate-5-semialdehyde dehydrogenase, whose product MSTNFSVPDPTPQLIKVAESAKEASISLGQSTNKQRCDALTEMANALNDKADDILKANVQDLERSEKEGLNKSLLSRLQLTKTKLKGCIDGVLKVSNLADPIGKRQLHRELDENLILERVTVPLGVLGVIFESRPDALIQIASLAVRSGNGALLKGGSEAKATNQAIMDSLDKGLRKSNVGSGALSLLTTRQESLGLLRLDRFVNLIIPRGSNELVQFIQENTRIPVLGHADGICHLYIDNSVDIDKAISIALDSKIQYPAACNAIETLLIHEDVAEMFLKKGLPIFSNEGVTLKGDTKSQALGVKNKADEADWSKEYLDLILSIKIVRNVNEAIEHIRKYSSRHTEAIVTDDKVVAEKFLGSVDSAGVYHNCSTRFADGFRYGFGAEVGISTQTLPPRGPVGLEGLVTYRYYLRGEGDLVKDFASGDRSFSHIDLPL is encoded by the coding sequence ATGAGTACAAACTTTTCAGTTCCTGATCCTACGCCCCAGCTAATAAAAGTAGCAGAGAGTGCAAAAGAGGCTTCTATTTCGCTTGGTCAATCCACAAATAAACAACGTTGTGATGCTTTGACTGAAATGGCAAATGCTTTGAATGATAAAGCTGATGATATATTAAAAGCAAATGTTCAAGATCTTGAAAGATCAGAAAAAGAAGGGTTGAATAAATCGCTTTTATCAAGACTTCAGCTAACAAAAACTAAACTCAAAGGATGCATTGACGGAGTCCTCAAAGTTTCAAATCTTGCAGATCCAATAGGTAAAAGACAACTTCATAGGGAATTGGATGAAAACCTTATTCTTGAGAGAGTGACAGTTCCATTAGGAGTCTTAGGAGTGATATTTGAGTCGAGACCAGATGCATTGATACAAATAGCTTCTCTTGCTGTTCGTTCTGGTAATGGAGCTTTATTAAAAGGAGGAAGTGAAGCAAAAGCCACAAATCAAGCAATAATGGATTCTCTTGATAAGGGGTTAAGAAAATCAAATGTGGGTTCAGGAGCGTTGTCTTTACTTACTACACGTCAAGAAAGTTTAGGCTTACTTCGTTTAGATAGGTTTGTGAATTTGATCATACCTAGAGGTAGCAATGAGTTGGTTCAATTTATTCAAGAAAATACTCGTATTCCTGTCTTAGGGCACGCTGATGGAATTTGCCATTTATATATAGATAATTCTGTAGATATTGATAAGGCCATAAGCATAGCTTTAGATAGTAAGATTCAATATCCTGCTGCTTGTAACGCAATTGAGACATTATTAATTCATGAAGATGTAGCTGAGATGTTTTTGAAAAAAGGCTTGCCAATTTTTTCTAATGAAGGAGTTACTCTTAAGGGAGATACAAAGAGTCAAGCTTTAGGGGTGAAAAATAAGGCTGATGAAGCAGACTGGTCTAAAGAATATCTTGATTTAATTCTTTCAATAAAAATTGTTCGTAATGTGAACGAAGCTATTGAACATATTCGTAAGTATAGCTCTCGTCATACTGAGGCGATAGTTACTGATGACAAGGTGGTTGCTGAAAAATTTTTAGGTTCGGTTGATAGTGCAGGCGTTTACCATAATTGTTCTACTCGTTTTGCTGATGGTTTCAGATATGGATTTGGAGCTGAAGTTGGTATAAGCACTCAGACTCTTCCACCAAGGGGACCAGTTGGATTGGAAGGCTTAGTTACCTATCGATATTATCTCAGAGGTGAAGGTGATCTCGTTAAGGATTTCGCTTCTGGAGATAGAAGTTTTTCTCATATTGATCTACCATTATGA
- a CDS encoding dihydroneopterin aldolase, translating to MSQFHNLSAIHIKDINLWAHVGVLESERIHGQSFLLDLSFWLDLDESSKLDQLDKSIDYSEAIKEVKKLSFEIKCLTIEYFSDQILNLIESLYGPVPIHILLTKCSPPIHGFTGSVLIEKKRNFLFPIN from the coding sequence ATGAGTCAATTTCATAATTTAAGCGCAATTCATATCAAAGATATAAATCTGTGGGCCCATGTAGGTGTTCTAGAAAGTGAGCGAATACATGGTCAAAGCTTTCTTCTTGACCTTAGCTTTTGGTTGGATTTGGATGAGTCATCCAAACTTGATCAATTAGATAAATCAATAGACTATAGCGAAGCAATTAAAGAAGTAAAAAAACTTTCATTTGAAATCAAATGCTTAACGATTGAATATTTTAGTGATCAAATTTTGAATCTTATTGAGTCTCTATATGGTCCAGTTCCAATTCATATTCTGCTGACAAAATGCTCGCCACCAATACATGGATTTACTGGAAGTGTTCTAATCGAAAAAAAAAGGAATTTCTTATTTCCTATTAATTAA